Proteins from a single region of Candidatus Woesearchaeota archaeon:
- a CDS encoding radical SAM protein, producing MEIKNTGYHSLCIGKISRGCRMCVKGRKLVLFVTGICPRRCYYCPLSEQKKDKDVIFANERPVASDSDIIEEAEISRAWGASITGGDPLSVLKRTLHYIRLLKKKFGKGFHIHLYTTTELINEKTLKLLYSAGLDEIRFHPDLSDESRWERILPALKYSWDVGIEIPAIPGTEDAIKRLCDFSDGKIKFMNINELEISDTNANKLLEKRFRTKDRISYAVLGSEALAKKTLSYCRNKRFSVHYCTAKLKDSVQLAERIKIRAKSAKEKFDIVTKEGLFIRGAIYLPEIKPGFSYKKKIKDISDKRKALILRKLNAIAENLFLEYAIPRGLMKVDLQKMRIITAAPIAEKLANEFKKKGLIPAVLSQYPTFDQMEIELRFL from the coding sequence ATGGAAATTAAAAATACGGGATACCATTCCTTGTGCATTGGAAAAATCAGCAGGGGCTGCAGGATGTGCGTCAAAGGAAGAAAGCTCGTGCTTTTTGTCACAGGAATCTGCCCAAGAAGATGCTACTACTGCCCCTTATCAGAGCAGAAGAAAGATAAGGATGTCATATTCGCAAACGAGCGCCCTGTTGCATCAGATTCTGACATAATTGAGGAAGCAGAGATATCAAGGGCATGGGGCGCAAGCATAACCGGGGGAGATCCTCTTTCTGTTCTCAAAAGGACACTTCATTACATAAGGCTTCTCAAGAAAAAATTCGGAAAGGGCTTTCATATCCACTTATACACAACAACAGAGCTCATTAATGAGAAAACTTTGAAATTGCTTTATTCAGCAGGGCTTGATGAGATAAGGTTCCATCCTGATTTATCTGATGAAAGCAGATGGGAGAGGATTTTGCCTGCCCTTAAATACAGCTGGGATGTAGGAATAGAGATTCCTGCAATTCCCGGAACAGAAGATGCAATAAAGAGGCTTTGCGACTTCTCAGATGGGAAGATAAAGTTCATGAACATAAATGAGCTTGAAATCTCAGACACAAATGCCAATAAACTTCTTGAGAAGAGATTCAGGACAAAGGACAGGATTTCATATGCTGTTCTCGGAAGCGAAGCCCTTGCAAAAAAAACCCTTTCCTACTGCAGGAACAAGAGATTTTCTGTCCACTACTGCACTGCAAAGCTCAAGGATTCAGTCCAGCTTGCAGAAAGAATAAAAATAAGGGCGAAAAGCGCAAAGGAAAAATTTGACATAGTTACAAAAGAGGGGCTTTTCATAAGAGGGGCAATTTACCTTCCTGAGATAAAGCCCGGATTTTCTTATAAGAAGAAAATTAAGGATATTTCCGATAAGAGAAAAGCTTTGATTCTAAGAAAACTTAATGCAATTGCAGAAAATCTTTTTTTGGAATATGCAATCCCAAGAGGGCTCATGAAGGTTGATTTGCAGAAAATGAGAATCATTACAGCAGCGCCAATAGCAGAAAAGCTTGCGAATGAATTCAAGAAAAAGGGGCTGATTCCAGCAGTCCTTTCACAGTATCCGACTTTTGACCAGATGGAGATTGAGCTTCGGTTTCTTTAA